A region from the Arachis ipaensis cultivar K30076 chromosome B01, Araip1.1, whole genome shotgun sequence genome encodes:
- the LOC107628352 gene encoding transcription factor bHLH18: MMQISTTNKYLPEFGMDESVFFHNQYPMMDSSTITSSPTPWPQINLDDIDFNQIQESFSSASSPKSYTSNKRFNSSFSPIERPTKQQKNAYSHGISTNTTTTTSNEFMVPKASSSSSSQIISFEQHSNASSVASYNHHHQQLYNNNPSSDQGNHVLKPKTESVCSENLDFASVVSQADKANKGSAGAATTRNPTQAQDHVIAERKRREKLSQRFIALSAIVPGLKKMDKASVLGDAIKYLKQLQEKVKILEEQVAEKTVESAVFVKRSILFAEDNGSSSEENPEIEARISGKDVLIRIHCDKHSGIVPKIINEIEKHDLSVQSSSFLPFGNNSLDITIVAQMKKECTLTAKDIIKGLNQALKQLS; encoded by the exons ATGATGCAAATCTCCACCACCAACAAGTACTTGCCTGAATTT GGAATGGATGAGTCGGTTTTCTTCCATAATCAATACCCAATGATGGATTCATCAACAATCACATCATCTCCAACACCATGGCCGCAGATTAATCTTGATGATATTGACTTCAACCAAATCCAAGAGTCCTTCTCTTCAGCCTCATCCCCAAAGAGCTACACCTCAAACAAGCGCTTCAACTCTTCTTTCTCACCAATTGAAAGACCAACTAAGCAACAAAAAAATGCTTATAGCCATGGGATTAGTACTAATACCACTACTACTACCAGCAATGAATTCATGGTTCCCAaagcttcttcctcttcttcttcccaaATCATCTCGTTCGAGCAGCACTCGAACGCTTCTTCGGTTGCTTCCTATAACCACCATCATCAGCAACTCTACAATAATAACCCTTCTTCAGATCAGGGTAACCATGTTTTGAAGCCCAAGACTGAGAGTGTGTGCAGTGAGAATTTGGATTTTGCCAGTGTGGTTTCTCAAGCTGATAAGGCCAATAAAGGTTCCGCGGGGGCGGCCACCACCAGAAACCCAACTCAGGCCCAAGATCACGTCATTGCCGAAAGAAAACGAAGGGAGAAGCTCAGCCAGAGGTTCATTGCACTTTCCGCCATTGTTCCTGGACTCAAGAAg ATGGACAAGGCTTCTGTATTGGGAGATGCTATCAAATATCTGAAGCAACTGCAAGAAAAAGTGAAGATTCTAGAAGAGCAAGTTGCTGAAAAAACCGTAGAATCCGCAGTTTTCGTGAAGAGATCCATCCTCTTCGCAGAAGACAATGGATCTTCTTCGGAAGAGAACCCGGAGATAGAAGCAAGAATTTCAGGCAAAGACGTTCTCATTAGAATCCACTGTGACAAACACAGTGGAATAGTGCCAAAAATAATCAACGAGATTGAGAAGCATGATCTCAGTGTTCAAAGTAGTAGCTTCTTGCCCTTTGGGAACAACTCACTTGACATCACCATTGTTGCTCAG ATGAAGAAGGAATGCACCTTGACAGCAAAAGATATAATAAAAGGCTTAAATCAGGCTTTGAAGCAGCTGAGTTGA